Proteins found in one Acidimicrobiales bacterium genomic segment:
- a CDS encoding ABC transporter permease → MGSYARSELVRRKGRTIVTALGLAGGVALVLSIVGASAGLADAQNRVLTPLSSVGTDILVTRQTAADANATNNANGNGGTAAANGPGARRGFGQDQAATAEETNAIKTDLSKLGNPGDKFTHDFFVASGGVTFDTSVLTQLQKVSGVAAVVPGLTMVATHQTGTVPQIVATINQPEQTVQPAPPTEQERADIQACLQKQGVTFGNDGGGQQTAPAPGDNGGGGGGGRGFRGVGGQAFLQCLPQRFQQFRIPQQTLTQALNPPQTDITSTTYTAGGVDPKHPDSGLVTASQVVKGHYLSSSATDEVMVAASYAKSNNLDLGKTLAINGKTFKVVGIVQPAVQGSAADVYFPLSTLQDLSSRQGRINTVLVKANSSGNVDKVAAAIRKQLGSEAQVVTTASLASQVTGSLKDTKKLADRFGGVLAIIVLGSAFALAALLTLSSIGKRVREIGTLRAVGWPRKMVMRQILVETLGISVIGAVLGVALGLFGGFVIGKASPSLSATVPTVNSSARLLAAVGATSRNAAATNATRTLHLTVPVDVTTIVLGVFLALLGGLLAGGIGAWRASRLQPAEALRNLG, encoded by the coding sequence GTGGGGTCATACGCGCGCAGCGAATTGGTGCGCCGCAAGGGGCGCACCATCGTGACGGCTCTCGGGCTCGCCGGCGGCGTGGCGCTGGTTTTGTCCATCGTCGGAGCGTCCGCTGGACTCGCGGACGCGCAGAACCGGGTGCTGACGCCGCTGTCGTCGGTCGGGACGGACATCCTCGTCACCCGCCAGACCGCGGCCGACGCCAACGCCACCAACAACGCGAACGGCAACGGCGGCACGGCGGCGGCGAACGGGCCGGGCGCGCGCCGCGGCTTCGGCCAGGATCAGGCCGCCACAGCCGAAGAGACCAACGCCATCAAGACCGACCTGTCGAAACTCGGCAACCCCGGCGACAAGTTCACACACGACTTCTTCGTCGCGTCGGGCGGCGTCACGTTCGACACCAGCGTCCTCACGCAGTTGCAGAAGGTCAGCGGAGTGGCGGCGGTGGTGCCCGGCCTGACCATGGTCGCCACGCACCAGACCGGCACCGTCCCCCAAATCGTGGCCACGATCAACCAGCCCGAACAGACCGTGCAGCCCGCGCCGCCGACCGAGCAGGAACGCGCCGACATCCAGGCGTGTCTCCAGAAGCAGGGCGTGACTTTCGGCAACGACGGTGGCGGGCAGCAGACCGCGCCGGCCCCGGGTGACAACGGTGGGGGCGGCGGCGGCGGGCGCGGGTTCCGCGGCGTCGGCGGCCAAGCCTTCCTGCAGTGCCTGCCCCAGCGGTTCCAGCAGTTCCGCATCCCGCAGCAAACGCTGACGCAAGCACTCAACCCACCCCAGACCGACATCACGTCGACCACGTACACCGCCGGCGGTGTCGACCCGAAGCATCCCGACTCGGGCCTCGTGACCGCCAGCCAGGTCGTGAAGGGCCACTACCTGTCGAGCTCCGCCACCGACGAAGTGATGGTGGCGGCGAGCTACGCCAAGTCCAACAACCTGGACCTCGGCAAGACCCTCGCCATCAACGGCAAGACGTTCAAGGTCGTCGGCATCGTGCAGCCCGCCGTGCAGGGCAGCGCGGCCGACGTGTACTTCCCCCTGTCGACGCTGCAGGATCTCTCGAGTCGGCAGGGCCGCATCAACACGGTGCTGGTGAAGGCCAACAGCTCGGGCAACGTCGACAAGGTCGCCGCGGCGATCCGCAAGCAGCTCGGCAGCGAGGCGCAGGTGGTCACGACGGCGTCGCTCGCGTCCCAGGTCACCGGCAGTCTCAAGGACACGAAGAAGCTCGCCGACCGCTTCGGCGGTGTCCTGGCGATCATCGTGCTCGGATCGGCCTTCGCCCTCGCCGCCCTGTTGACGCTGTCGTCGATCGGCAAGCGCGTGCGTGAGATCGGCACCCTGCGCGCCGTCGGGTGGCCGCGCAAGATGGTGATGCGCCAGATCCTCGTGGAAACGCTCGGCATCAGCGTCATCGGTGCCGTGCTCGGCGTCGCCCTCGGCTTGTTCGGCGGCTTCGTCATCGGAAAGGCGTCGCCGTCGCTGAGCGCGACGGTGCCGACGGTCAACAGCTCGGCGCGACTGCTCGCCGCCGTCGGCGCCACCAGCCGCAACGCCGCGGCGACCAACGCGACGCGCACGTTGCACCTCACCGTGCCCGTCGACGTCACCACGATCGTGCTCGGTGTGTTCCTGGCGCTGCTCGGCGGCCTGCTCGCCGGCGGCATCGGTGCATGGCGGGCGAGCCGGTTGCAGCCGGCCGAAGCGCTGAGGAACCTCGGATGA
- a CDS encoding CSLREA domain-containing protein, which produces MVNRGTMRRSAVVAVCGLLVAAGAVVGASGAAAANAPIVVTTAADHDDGVCGVQSDCTLREAIKKANADVGADQINFAIDNGGPATIVLSGTTLPPITDAVTIDGSTQPGYAGTPLVVIDGSQATEHPYATVGLDVRAAGSTIRALSVWRFSLYDVLLEGGNDRLEASYIGTLDGTTPEDWSSGATFGVVVSGPGDVVGGTDAGAGNVINGGVSIGGAHASVTVEGNLIGTDASGHHRLGDGGSIRVLGTGIGTDAIRRNVVIGCFGIGLDGDAAMVTDNYVGTEADGDAFRPPFDACGYDGAVGIAADGSSPATIGGPGHGNVIVGYSTGISVTGGSTVLGNFVGTNRLGTAQLGNGIGIDSYWYNEIGDGSAAGANVIAFNGTGVRVGGSDGDARVLRNVIRNNDGLAIDVLNYDNQPGVTPNDSLDVDGITNFPVLLASSDNGGRVVGQLDADTDAHYNVDIYSNATCDPSGHGEAETWLGTVPVTTDDHGHAVFDAHGLAVARSRYLTATATGRRGTSELSACMATPGFDPNDGDLSTAVTSSTSTMQVGARFTVTQSITNHGSVGVPSGLADLQLPDGFQVTSVSTSQGTCPVQTRPHCDLGIVARGATAQVTYQLRASSTIGGYLINATTAGGLSDPNTSNNRATQPVIVTGGITQIVGIVIRLIGLL; this is translated from the coding sequence ATGGTGAATCGGGGAACGATGAGGCGGAGCGCGGTCGTGGCGGTATGCGGGCTTTTGGTCGCGGCCGGGGCGGTTGTGGGGGCGTCGGGGGCGGCGGCGGCGAACGCGCCGATCGTGGTCACGACGGCGGCGGACCACGACGACGGGGTCTGCGGCGTGCAGAGCGACTGCACGTTGCGGGAGGCGATCAAGAAGGCCAACGCGGATGTAGGTGCGGACCAGATCAACTTCGCCATCGACAACGGCGGGCCCGCGACGATCGTCCTGTCGGGTACCACGTTGCCGCCGATCACCGACGCCGTCACCATCGACGGCAGCACGCAGCCGGGCTATGCCGGCACACCGCTGGTCGTCATCGACGGCAGCCAGGCGACTGAACACCCCTATGCGACGGTCGGCCTGGACGTACGCGCCGCGGGCAGCACGATTCGCGCGCTGAGCGTGTGGCGGTTCAGCCTGTACGACGTTTTGCTCGAGGGCGGCAACGATCGTCTCGAAGCCAGCTACATCGGCACCCTCGATGGCACGACCCCGGAGGATTGGTCGTCCGGGGCGACGTTCGGCGTCGTGGTGTCGGGGCCGGGTGACGTGGTCGGCGGCACCGACGCGGGCGCGGGGAACGTGATCAACGGCGGGGTCAGCATCGGCGGCGCGCATGCGAGCGTCACGGTGGAGGGGAATCTGATCGGTACGGACGCGTCGGGTCATCACCGCCTCGGCGACGGGGGCTCGATCCGCGTCTTGGGGACCGGTATAGGTACAGACGCGATCCGGCGCAACGTCGTCATCGGTTGCTTCGGTATCGGTCTGGACGGGGACGCCGCCATGGTGACGGACAACTACGTCGGCACCGAGGCTGACGGCGACGCGTTTCGGCCGCCATTCGACGCCTGCGGGTATGACGGTGCCGTGGGGATCGCAGCCGATGGCTCCTCGCCCGCGACTATCGGTGGTCCGGGTCACGGCAACGTGATTGTCGGCTACTCGACGGGAATCAGCGTGACGGGCGGCTCGACGGTGCTGGGGAACTTCGTCGGCACCAACCGGCTCGGCACCGCGCAGCTGGGCAACGGGATCGGGATCGACTCGTATTGGTACAACGAGATTGGGGACGGCTCTGCTGCGGGCGCGAATGTGATCGCGTTCAACGGCACCGGCGTGCGCGTCGGGGGCTCGGACGGCGACGCGCGGGTGCTTCGCAACGTCATCCGCAACAACGACGGCTTGGCCATCGACGTCCTGAACTACGACAATCAGCCGGGGGTCACCCCGAACGACAGTCTCGATGTGGACGGCATCACGAACTTCCCGGTGCTGTTGGCGTCTTCCGACAACGGGGGCCGCGTCGTGGGGCAACTCGACGCCGACACCGACGCTCACTACAACGTCGATATCTACTCGAACGCCACGTGTGACCCGTCGGGCCACGGCGAGGCCGAGACGTGGCTGGGCACGGTGCCGGTCACGACCGACGACCACGGTCACGCGGTCTTCGACGCCCACGGCCTCGCGGTGGCGCGGTCGCGTTATCTCACCGCGACGGCCACTGGCCGCCGGGGCACGAGCGAACTGTCGGCGTGCATGGCGACGCCGGGCTTCGATCCCAACGACGGCGACCTTTCCACCGCCGTGACCAGCAGCACGTCGACCATGCAGGTCGGCGCGAGGTTCACGGTGACGCAGTCGATCACCAACCACGGCAGCGTCGGCGTGCCCTCGGGGTTGGCGGACCTGCAACTTCCGGATGGCTTCCAGGTCACCTCCGTCAGCACCAGCCAGGGCACCTGCCCCGTCCAGACGCGTCCCCACTGCGACCTGGGCATCGTCGCCCGGGGCGCGACGGCCCAAGTCACCTACCAGCTCCGGGCGAGCTCGACGATCGGCGGGTACTTGATCAACGCTACGACCGCCGGCGGCCTGTCGGACCCGAACACGTCGAACAACCGGGCCACACAACCAGTGATCGTCACCGGCGGCATCACCCAGATCGTCGGGATCGTCATCCGACTGATCGGGCTGCTCTAG
- a CDS encoding TetR/AcrR family transcriptional regulator: protein MAVRLPAAERRQQLVDTALDLFAAKGLHGTSMDDIAEAAGVTKPVLYQHFRSKRALFLELLDQVGRQLLSAIAAATANATSPRQQVELGLTAYFQFVADHHSSFVLLFGDGTRRDEEFASAVNGVENTIADFVAALIAAGLDDAHRQLLAHAIVGMAESASRRWVASGATESASTAASRVADLAWAGLRAVHR, encoded by the coding sequence ATGGCCGTCAGACTTCCCGCGGCGGAACGCCGGCAACAGCTCGTCGATACCGCCCTCGACCTGTTCGCGGCCAAAGGGCTGCACGGCACGTCGATGGACGACATCGCCGAGGCGGCGGGCGTCACCAAGCCGGTGCTGTACCAGCACTTTCGCTCCAAGCGCGCCCTGTTCCTCGAACTCCTCGACCAAGTGGGCCGGCAACTTCTGTCCGCGATCGCGGCGGCGACCGCCAACGCCACCTCGCCGCGCCAGCAGGTCGAACTCGGCCTCACCGCCTATTTCCAGTTCGTCGCCGACCACCACTCGTCATTCGTGCTGCTCTTCGGCGACGGCACCCGTCGCGACGAGGAGTTCGCCTCGGCGGTCAACGGCGTGGAGAACACGATCGCCGACTTCGTAGCCGCCCTGATCGCCGCTGGCCTCGACGACGCTCACCGCCAACTCCTCGCCCACGCCATTGTGGGCATGGCCGAGAGCGCCAGCCGGCGTTGGGTGGCTTCGGGTGCGACGGAGTCGGCAAGCACCGCGGCCAGCCGCGTCGCCGACCTCGCGTGGGCAGGATTGCGCGCCGTCCACCGATGA
- a CDS encoding NADH:flavin oxidoreductase — MTGVLRTPLTIGSMTVRNRLYRAPVLEGVGDGPDAGDKYAAHFVENARHGVGMIVQGSTCIAREGRTGPGMSCADTREKVMRFAPMVDAVHAAGAAIVLQLGHGGLYAIEAWQEPYASQRQGPLLAASKPPWPIRAAFRGVPVHALTTDEVRQLATTYGRAAAWGREAGYDAVQLGNANAKLLDQFLSPFYNRRTDEFGGSLDNRARVLRLIREEVARHAGADYPCLVKVPCEFGGLPGTKHIGFDDALRLATLFEEWGFDAVTPVEVGVFPDTILCRGGVPDGLWTNNGMKNRFEKTAPKRFRRAVVKAGAWYGGKRAPFEPVWNRELFRAVKQRVRIPVFAVGGIRTADEVNAILDAGDADVVGIGRPFYAEPDLAERILGGDATPRLCLNSNKCVSAQMLGMRGVCYNPAVTKKPSR; from the coding sequence ATGACAGGTGTACTGCGGACGCCGCTGACCATCGGATCGATGACGGTGCGCAACCGCCTCTACCGCGCCCCGGTGCTCGAGGGCGTGGGCGACGGCCCCGACGCCGGCGACAAGTACGCCGCGCACTTCGTCGAGAACGCGCGCCACGGCGTCGGCATGATCGTGCAGGGCTCGACGTGCATCGCCCGCGAAGGCCGCACTGGGCCGGGCATGTCATGCGCCGACACGCGCGAAAAGGTGATGAGGTTCGCCCCCATGGTCGACGCGGTGCACGCGGCGGGCGCGGCGATCGTGCTCCAGCTGGGCCACGGAGGGCTCTACGCCATCGAGGCGTGGCAGGAGCCGTACGCCTCGCAGCGCCAAGGTCCCTTGCTGGCGGCGTCGAAACCACCGTGGCCGATTCGGGCGGCGTTCCGCGGCGTGCCGGTGCACGCGCTCACCACCGACGAAGTGCGCCAGCTGGCGACGACGTACGGACGCGCCGCCGCCTGGGGCCGCGAAGCCGGTTACGACGCCGTCCAACTCGGCAACGCCAATGCCAAGTTGCTCGACCAGTTCCTGTCGCCGTTCTACAACCGTCGCACCGACGAATTCGGCGGTTCGCTCGACAACCGCGCCCGCGTGCTGCGGCTCATTCGCGAGGAGGTGGCGCGCCACGCCGGCGCCGACTACCCCTGCCTCGTGAAGGTGCCCTGCGAGTTCGGCGGCCTACCCGGCACGAAGCACATCGGCTTCGACGACGCCCTGCGCCTGGCGACGCTGTTCGAAGAATGGGGCTTCGACGCGGTGACGCCCGTCGAAGTCGGCGTGTTCCCCGACACGATCCTGTGCCGCGGCGGCGTGCCCGACGGTCTGTGGACCAACAACGGCATGAAGAACCGCTTCGAGAAGACGGCGCCGAAGCGCTTCCGGCGTGCCGTGGTCAAAGCCGGTGCGTGGTACGGCGGCAAGCGGGCCCCGTTCGAGCCCGTGTGGAACCGCGAGCTGTTCCGTGCCGTCAAGCAGCGGGTGCGCATTCCGGTCTTCGCGGTCGGCGGCATCCGCACGGCCGACGAGGTCAACGCCATTCTCGACGCCGGCGACGCCGACGTGGTCGGCATCGGCCGTCCGTTCTACGCCGAGCCCGACTTGGCCGAACGCATCCTCGGCGGCGACGCCACGCCCCGGCTGTGCCTCAACTCCAACAAGTGCGTGTCGGCTCAGATGCTCGGCATGCGCGGCGTCTGTTACAACCCCGCGGTCACGAAGAAGCCGAGTCGCTGA
- a CDS encoding serine hydrolase domain-containing protein has translation MSAAHAFVDFVRAANSVDLCVMHRGEVVVDEQWAAPVDVASTQKSIVSVLVGIAVARGDLRLDDRVTDHLGAGWTGRAEVATEGDITLRHLLSMTSGLGDALEFVTAPGERWDYNLVVYPTVKRVLRAATNRDLDAITAEWVTGPLGMTASRWQPRVWNDRLPAIFKGAFFYPDGTPMEALVSPARDLVRFGDAVMRGCAGLGVDDAYRQAMTRPSQQLNPAYGLLWWVNGSPFFFAPRLAVRVEGPFFPGVPADAFAALGAGDQCCVVVPSLELVVARTGGPAGEASAAGSGFVRELARRAVSLFTDR, from the coding sequence CTGAGCGCCGCGCACGCGTTCGTCGACTTCGTCCGGGCGGCGAACTCGGTCGACCTGTGCGTCATGCACCGCGGCGAGGTCGTCGTCGACGAACAATGGGCCGCGCCCGTCGACGTGGCCTCGACGCAGAAGTCGATCGTGTCAGTGCTCGTCGGCATCGCGGTGGCGCGCGGCGACCTGAGGCTCGACGATCGGGTCACCGACCACCTCGGCGCCGGATGGACCGGCCGCGCCGAGGTGGCCACCGAGGGTGACATCACGCTGCGGCACCTGCTGTCGATGACCTCGGGGCTCGGCGACGCGCTCGAGTTCGTCACCGCGCCCGGGGAGCGGTGGGACTACAACCTCGTCGTGTACCCGACGGTCAAGCGGGTGCTGCGCGCCGCCACGAACCGCGACCTCGACGCCATCACGGCGGAGTGGGTCACGGGGCCCCTTGGGATGACGGCCAGCCGGTGGCAGCCCCGCGTGTGGAACGACCGGCTGCCGGCGATCTTCAAGGGCGCGTTCTTCTATCCCGACGGCACGCCGATGGAAGCGTTGGTCTCGCCGGCGCGCGACCTCGTGCGCTTTGGCGACGCGGTGATGCGCGGCTGCGCCGGACTCGGTGTGGACGACGCGTACCGCCAGGCGATGACGCGACCGAGCCAGCAACTGAACCCGGCGTACGGACTGCTGTGGTGGGTCAACGGCTCACCGTTCTTCTTCGCGCCCCGCCTCGCCGTGCGGGTCGAAGGGCCGTTCTTTCCCGGGGTGCCCGCTGATGCCTTCGCGGCGCTCGGCGCCGGCGATCAGTGCTGCGTCGTGGTGCCGAGCCTCGAACTCGTCGTCGCCCGCACTGGCGGACCGGCGGGCGAGGCCAGCGCCGCGGGCAGCGGCTTCGTACGCGAGCTGGCGCGGCGCGCCGTCAGCCTGTTCACAGACCGGTGA
- a CDS encoding maleylpyruvate isomerase family mycothiol-dependent enzyme, whose protein sequence is MAPIQSREELLDAFEQGLARFSALVRPLTAGQLTTPSRCDGWTVGDVAGHFVGSIVEIAAGQVEGQGTPEVTQRQAEERRGRSGAQLADELDGVRAAAPALVAAFPPDAWDAPLPNFDGTLAEGVEALVFDGAVHADDIDDALGLGHHPSPAELLAALSHVAFHLEAQGWGPATLALDGVPEIDVKGGGERITGNPGLFVLAATGRGNPADFGCDATLNIYR, encoded by the coding sequence ATGGCACCCATCCAATCCCGTGAAGAGCTCCTCGACGCGTTCGAGCAAGGACTCGCCCGCTTCTCCGCGCTCGTACGTCCCCTGACCGCCGGGCAACTGACGACGCCCAGCCGATGCGACGGCTGGACCGTCGGCGACGTCGCCGGTCACTTCGTCGGATCGATCGTCGAGATCGCCGCCGGCCAGGTCGAAGGGCAGGGCACGCCCGAGGTGACCCAGCGTCAGGCCGAAGAGCGGCGCGGCCGTAGTGGCGCACAGCTCGCCGACGAACTCGACGGCGTGCGCGCCGCCGCCCCGGCGCTCGTCGCCGCCTTCCCGCCCGACGCGTGGGATGCGCCGCTGCCCAACTTCGACGGCACCCTCGCCGAAGGCGTCGAAGCCCTCGTGTTCGACGGCGCCGTCCACGCCGACGACATCGACGACGCCCTCGGCCTCGGCCACCATCCGTCGCCGGCCGAACTGCTCGCCGCGCTCAGCCACGTGGCGTTCCATCTCGAAGCGCAGGGTTGGGGTCCGGCGACGCTGGCCCTCGACGGCGTGCCTGAGATCGACGTCAAGGGCGGCGGCGAGCGCATCACCGGCAATCCAGGCCTGTTCGTCCTGGCGGCGACGGGTCGCGGCAATCCTGCCGATTTCGGCTGCGACGCCACGCTGAACATCTACCGCTGA
- a CDS encoding ABC transporter ATP-binding protein, with translation MSIVTTQPRYLLDDVSRVYKTGGGDVRAVDGITLSIAPGEFIAIEGPSGSGKSTLLQLIGGLERATSGRVELDGEDLGTLGDTELTALRNKAIGFVFQHFNLIPTLTAVDNVALALAPSGVSKQERLARSTSMLQQVGLGDRLDHLPSTLSGGEQQRVAIARALVNRPRVLLADEPTGNLDTATTNEIVEILGTLGEDEVTVVLITHAVEVAERAKRRVALRDGKIVSDSASS, from the coding sequence ATGAGCATCGTCACCACGCAGCCGCGCTACCTGCTGGACGACGTCTCGCGCGTCTACAAGACGGGCGGCGGCGACGTGCGGGCCGTCGACGGCATCACGCTGTCGATCGCTCCGGGCGAATTCATCGCCATCGAAGGACCGAGCGGCTCGGGCAAGTCGACGCTGCTCCAGCTGATCGGCGGGCTCGAACGGGCAACCAGTGGACGCGTCGAACTCGACGGTGAAGACCTCGGCACGCTGGGTGACACCGAACTCACGGCGCTGCGCAACAAGGCGATCGGCTTCGTGTTCCAGCACTTCAACCTCATCCCGACATTGACCGCGGTCGACAACGTCGCGCTGGCGCTGGCACCCAGCGGCGTGTCGAAGCAGGAACGGCTGGCGCGCAGCACGTCGATGTTGCAGCAGGTTGGCCTTGGCGATCGTCTCGACCACCTGCCCTCGACGCTGTCGGGCGGCGAGCAGCAGCGCGTCGCCATCGCCCGCGCCTTGGTGAACCGGCCGCGCGTGCTGCTGGCCGACGAGCCGACGGGCAACCTCGACACCGCCACGACCAACGAGATCGTCGAGATCCTCGGCACGCTCGGCGAAGACGAAGTGACCGTCGTGCTGATCACCCACGCCGTCGAAGTGGCCGAACGCGCCAAACGCCGCGTGGCGCTGCGCGACGGCAAGATCGTCAGCGACTCGGCTTCTTCGTGA
- a CDS encoding DUF6027 family protein: MTTPGRDVHVAPWDGEWPADDGDANFKADIVLYKHSDPLSTLDNLSRAIGVPVGGLVHYVLARWASAGSAAALEMGPSMIDRLWEHVETAEAAGTDDARLAAYDALKQMVSWLRIPLADNG; this comes from the coding sequence ATGACCACACCCGGCCGCGACGTCCACGTCGCGCCGTGGGACGGCGAGTGGCCCGCTGACGACGGCGACGCCAACTTCAAGGCCGACATCGTCCTGTACAAGCACAGCGACCCGCTCAGCACCCTCGACAACCTCAGCCGCGCCATCGGGGTCCCGGTAGGCGGCCTCGTCCACTACGTCCTCGCTCGCTGGGCCAGCGCCGGGAGCGCCGCCGCGCTCGAGATGGGCCCGTCGATGATCGACCGGTTGTGGGAGCACGTCGAGACCGCCGAAGCCGCCGGGACCGACGACGCCCGCCTGGCCGCCTACGACGCGCTCAAGCAGATGGTGTCGTGGTTGCGCATACCGCTCGCCGACAACGGGTAG
- a CDS encoding SDR family oxidoreductase: protein MSDLSFDGKVAIITGAGGGLGRSHALELARRGALVVVNDLGGATDGTGSSQTAAQTVVDEIKAAGGEAVPNYDSVATPEGGEAIVQTAIDAFGRIDIVVNNAGILRDKSFHNMTPDLVDPVIDVHLKGAFNVTRPAYIRMKEQGYGRIVNTSSPAGVFGNFGQTNYGAAKMGLVGFTRVLAVEGAKNNIKANAIAPVAKTRMTEDLLGPMADNLLPEHITPIVAFLAHEDCPVTGELYSCGGGRVARIFIAVGPGYTNKELTLEDVRDNFDQIRSEDDYIVPSSISEDTMLMIKALS, encoded by the coding sequence ATGTCTGACCTCTCTTTTGACGGCAAGGTGGCAATCATCACTGGCGCGGGTGGCGGTCTCGGCCGCTCGCACGCCCTCGAGTTGGCGCGTCGCGGTGCGCTGGTCGTGGTCAACGACCTCGGTGGCGCCACCGACGGCACCGGGTCCTCGCAGACCGCGGCGCAGACCGTCGTCGACGAGATCAAGGCGGCGGGCGGCGAAGCCGTGCCGAACTACGACAGCGTGGCCACGCCCGAGGGCGGCGAGGCAATCGTGCAGACGGCGATCGACGCCTTCGGCCGCATCGACATCGTCGTCAACAACGCCGGCATCCTGCGCGACAAGTCGTTCCACAACATGACGCCCGACCTCGTCGACCCCGTCATCGACGTGCACCTCAAGGGTGCGTTCAACGTGACCCGCCCGGCGTACATCCGCATGAAGGAGCAGGGCTACGGGCGCATCGTGAACACGTCGTCGCCCGCCGGCGTCTTCGGCAACTTCGGCCAGACCAACTACGGCGCCGCCAAGATGGGTCTCGTCGGCTTCACCCGCGTGCTCGCCGTCGAAGGGGCGAAGAACAACATCAAGGCCAACGCCATCGCGCCCGTCGCCAAGACGCGCATGACCGAGGACCTGCTCGGCCCGATGGCCGACAACCTGCTGCCCGAGCACATCACGCCGATCGTGGCCTTCCTCGCCCACGAGGACTGCCCGGTGACGGGCGAGCTGTATTCGTGCGGTGGCGGCCGCGTCGCCCGCATCTTCATCGCCGTCGGTCCGGGCTACACCAACAAGGAACTGACGCTCGAAGACGTGCGCGACAACTTCGACCAGATCCGCAGCGAGGACGATTACATCGTGCCGTCGAGCATCAGCGAGGACACGATGCTGATGATCAAAGCGCTTAGCTGA
- a CDS encoding helix-turn-helix transcriptional regulator, which translates to MTAPTLLRQWRNHRRLSQLELSNKAGVSTRHLSFVETGRAQPSRELLLHLARALDVPMRDTNHLLLAAGFAPVFGDAPLDAPEQRDTLAAIERVLAAHEPWPALVVDRHWNLVLANKASLIFSEDVAPQLLEPPLNVLRVCLHPDGMAPRITNLGVMAHHVLNNLQRQIDALGDPVLVALADELRGYAGDRLGDAPEGDTGLAVTMELERGGDTLRFVNLIATFGSAVDATTSELAIETFLPADEATASALTRVTVS; encoded by the coding sequence ATGACCGCACCGACGTTGCTGCGCCAGTGGCGGAACCATCGTCGCTTGAGCCAACTCGAACTCTCCAACAAGGCGGGCGTGTCGACCCGCCACCTCAGCTTCGTCGAGACGGGACGCGCCCAGCCCAGCCGTGAGTTGCTGCTCCACCTCGCCCGCGCCCTCGACGTGCCCATGCGCGACACCAACCACCTGCTGCTCGCCGCGGGGTTCGCGCCCGTCTTCGGCGACGCGCCGCTCGACGCGCCCGAACAGCGCGACACCCTCGCGGCGATCGAGCGCGTGCTGGCGGCGCACGAGCCGTGGCCGGCGCTGGTGGTCGACCGGCACTGGAACCTGGTGCTCGCCAACAAGGCGTCGCTCATCTTCAGCGAAGACGTCGCGCCGCAGCTCCTCGAGCCGCCGCTGAACGTGCTGCGCGTGTGCCTGCACCCCGACGGGATGGCGCCGCGCATCACCAACCTCGGTGTCATGGCCCATCACGTGCTGAACAACCTGCAACGCCAGATCGACGCGCTGGGTGACCCGGTGCTCGTCGCGTTGGCCGACGAGTTGCGCGGGTACGCCGGCGACCGCCTCGGCGACGCCCCCGAAGGCGACACCGGACTCGCGGTCACGATGGAACTCGAGCGCGGCGGCGACACGCTGCGCTTCGTCAACTTGATTGCAACGTTCGGCAGCGCCGTCGACGCCACCACCTCGGAACTCGCGATCGAAACCTTTCTGCCCGCCGACGAGGCAACGGCGTCCGCGCTCACGCGGGTGACGGTCTCCTAG
- a CDS encoding VOC family protein, with product MPKRTSYAPGTPSYVDIGSPDPAATAAFYSALFGWKVNDLGPDAGGYKMAQIDGDDVAGIGPQQAPGPPFWTTYFTVADTDAAAKKIEAAGGTVIVAPMDVMDAGRMAVCMDPNGAAFSIWQPMASIGSYRVNEHGTLCWSELNTRNLEPAKQFYSEVFGWTWGGGEDYAEFALDGREMGGAMPMTPDRFPPEVPEHWLVYFAVDDVFAAAAKIKELGGTTMMEPFDAGDAGKITVAMDPQGAVFAIIQLNQPGT from the coding sequence ATGCCAAAGCGAACGAGCTACGCACCGGGGACCCCGTCGTACGTCGACATCGGCAGTCCGGATCCCGCCGCCACCGCCGCGTTCTACAGCGCGCTGTTCGGCTGGAAGGTGAACGACCTCGGTCCCGACGCCGGCGGCTACAAGATGGCCCAGATCGACGGCGACGACGTGGCGGGCATCGGCCCGCAGCAGGCACCCGGGCCGCCGTTCTGGACCACGTACTTCACCGTCGCCGACACCGACGCCGCGGCGAAGAAGATCGAGGCGGCGGGCGGAACGGTGATCGTGGCCCCGATGGACGTGATGGATGCCGGGCGCATGGCGGTGTGCATGGACCCGAACGGCGCGGCGTTCAGCATCTGGCAACCCATGGCGTCGATCGGCTCCTACCGCGTCAACGAGCACGGCACGCTGTGCTGGAGCGAGCTGAACACCCGCAACCTCGAACCGGCCAAGCAGTTCTACAGCGAGGTGTTCGGCTGGACGTGGGGCGGCGGTGAGGACTACGCGGAGTTCGCCCTCGACGGGCGCGAGATGGGCGGCGCCATGCCGATGACGCCCGATCGCTTTCCGCCCGAGGTGCCCGAACACTGGCTCGTGTACTTCGCCGTCGACGACGTGTTCGCCGCCGCGGCCAAGATCAAGGAGCTCGGGGGTACCACGATGATGGAGCCTTTCGACGCCGGCGACGCCGGCAAGATCACCGTTGCCATGGATCCGCAGGGCGCGGTGTTCGCCATCATCCAGCTCAACCAGCCGGGCACCTGA